The Strix aluco isolate bStrAlu1 chromosome 1, bStrAlu1.hap1, whole genome shotgun sequence genome has a window encoding:
- the CCDC201 gene encoding coiled-coil domain-containing protein 201, with translation SEKENGETQHSSGLNAFKNNAISYRSDKSVSEGPRYEKRLSTVLASDESNGDPSDKVVQKEETQAYTKASEETAVTPKSAPSWLLTGIPGIKDVPIVKTRKKKIDKALVRKKQQEWVLRQLKNIEEATEHELTIEEA, from the exons TCTGAAAAAGAGAATGGTGAAACACAGCACTCCAGTGGACTCAATGCTTTCAAGAACAATGCCATCTCCTACAGATCTGACAAATCAGTCAGTGAAGGACCAAGATACGA AAAGAGGCTTTCCACAGTGTTGGCTTCTGATGAATCAAATGGAGACCCAAGTGACAAGGTTGTCCAAAAAGAGGAAACTCAAGCTTACACCAAAGCCTCTGAGGAGACTGCAGTAACTCCCAAGAGTGCACCTTCATGGCTTCTTACTGGAATACCAGGGATAAAAGATGTCCCGATAGTAAAAACTAGGAAGAAGAAAATTGATAAAGCTCTTGTG agaaagaaacaacaaGAATGGGTGCTTCGTCAACTTAAAAACATTGAGGAAGCAACTGAACATGAACTGACAATTGAAGAAGCTTGA